In the genome of Siniperca chuatsi isolate FFG_IHB_CAS linkage group LG17, ASM2008510v1, whole genome shotgun sequence, one region contains:
- the LOC122864567 gene encoding zinc finger protein 260-like, giving the protein MSFNPEVRLHRAGVQRLSVSTEEVQEWSPSLDQDPELPHIKEEQEELWTSQEGEQLRGLEEADITEFPFAPVKSEEDDDEEKPQSSQLHQSQTEENRDAEHLKPEADGEDCGGPEPARNFNPDNHLQPAPRDKTSHSSEPETDDSCDWEETREPQSGLNPVPVRDQDCNTGKTSVSSSECATSFDLKEHLQKHNGIQTAVKPFSCSVCGKRYLHKISLMTHMRLHSESERFSCSVCKTCFDYRSNLFKHMRIHTGEKPFSCSVCAKRFAQKGHLSRHLNFHTGEKPFSCSVCGKGFARKDHLTQHSTVHTGEKPFSCSVCDKRFTQLHNVKTHKCAGESSRNK; this is encoded by the exons atgtctttcaaCCCTGAAGTCCGGTTACACAGAGCAG GCGTCCAGCGGCTGTCGGTGAGTACAGAAGAGGTTCAGGAGTGGagccccagtctggaccaggacCCAGAGCTGCCCCACAttaaagaggagcaggaggagctctggaccagtcaggagggagagcagcttcgagggctggaggaggccgataTCACCGAGTTCCCATTCGCtcctgtgaagagtgaagaagatgatgatgaagagaaacctcagtcctcGCAGCTTCATCAAAGCCAAACCGAAGAGAACAGAGATGCAGAGCATTTGAAACCagaagctgatggagaggactgtggaggaccagaacCAGCCAGGAACTTTAATCCAGATAATCATTTACAACCAGCTCCTCGTGACAAGACTTCACACTCCTCTGAACCCGAGACTGACGACAGTTGTGATTGGGAAGAGACCAGGgaacctcagtcaggtttaaacccAGTACCTGTGCGTGATCAGGACTGTAATACTGGAAAAACATCAGTTAGCTCCTCTGAATGTGCTACAAGCTTTGACCTCAAGGAACATCTGCAGAAACACAATGGAATCCAAACAGCAGTGAAACCATTTAGCtgctcagtttgtggtaaacGATACCTTCATAAGATCTCTTTAATGACTCATATGAGGCTTCATTCAGAAAGCGAACgtttcagctgctcagtttgtaaaacGTGTTTCGATTACAGAAGCAATTTGTTCaaacacatgagaatccacacggGGGAGAAACCCTTCAGTTGTTCGGTGTGCGCTAAAAGATTCGCGCAAAAGGGACATCTGAGTCGACACTTGAATTTCCACACCGGGGAGAAACCCTtcagttgttcagtttgtggtaaaggaTTCGCACGAAAGGATCATCTGACACAACACTCGActgtccacacaggggagaaaccgtTCAGTTGCAGCGTTTGTGATAAAAGATTCACTCAACTCCACAAtgtcaaaacacacaagtgtgctggtgagagcagcagaaataaatga
- the LOC122864565 gene encoding zinc finger and SCAN domain-containing protein 2-like isoform X1 yields MKSYGLIEIVSVGGVQMLRALVEQRLTAAAEEIFGLFERTIAEYEEELCRQRTLLQDAAKPEIQRDKAVFAANVKKFTVIKEVPPEQQEWSPSLDQDPPELPHIKEEQEELWTSQEGEQLRGLEEADITEFPFAPVKSEEEDDEEKPQSSQLHQSQTEENRDAELLKTEADGEDCGGPEPARNFNPDNPLQPASRKTPHSSGTEDSDGGLKQTREPQSGSNALKNNEVPVSDVAKKCFSCCECGKRFGSKEHLQIHMKCHTGEKTYTCPFCGKKFTKSSNLTTHLRVHTGEKPFTCSVCNTSFSLRCTLVNHMRVHTGEKPFSCSVCSKRFSKKANLTTHMALHTEEKPFKCSICDKRFTWHSQVKNHKCVVESSK; encoded by the exons ATGAAGTCATATGGACTGATAG AAATCGTATCAGTCGGAGGAG TCCAGATGCTGAGAGCGCTGGTGGAGCAGCGACTAACCGCGGCTGCCGAGGAGATATTTGGGCTGTTTGAAAGGACGATAGCCGAGTACGAGGAGGAGCTTTGTCGGCAGCGCACACTGCTGCAGGACGCTGCGAAGCCTGAGATCCAGAGAGACAAAGCAG tgtTTGCTGCAAATGTCAAGAAGTTTACGGTAATTAAAGAGGTTCCCCCTGAGCAGCAGGAGTGGagccccagtctggaccaggacCCACCAGAGCTgccacacattaaagaggagcaggaggagctctggaccagtcaggagggagagcagctccgagggctggaggaggccgataTCACCGAGTTCCCATTCGCtcctgtgaagagtgaagaagaagatgatgaagagaaacctcagtcctcGCAGCTTCATCAAAGCCAAACTGAAGAGAACAGAGATGCAGAGCTTTTGAAAACAGAAGCcgatggagaggactgtggaggaccagaacCAGCCAGGAACTTTAATCCAGATAATCCTTTACAACCAGCTAGTCGTAAGACTCCACACTCTTCTGGGACTGAAGACAGTGATGGTGGCTTGAAGCAGACCAGGGAACCTCAGTCAGgttcaaatgctctgaaaaacaACGAAGTCCCTGTAAGTGATGTggccaaaaaatgttttagctgCTGTGAGTGTGGTAAAAGATTTGGCAGCAAGGAACATCTGCAGATCCACATGAAATGTCATACAGGAGAAAAAACATATACTTGCCCATTCTGTGGTAAAAAATTTACAAAGAGCTCAAATTTGACCACACACCTGAGAGTTCATACAGGAGAGAAACCGTTCACCTGCTCAGTTTGTAACACGAGTTTTAGTCTGCGTTGCACGTTGGTGAATCACATGAGAGTCCATACtggggagaaaccatttagcTGCTCGGTTTGTAGTAAAAGATTTTCAAAAAAGGCAAATTTGACCACACACATGGCCCTCCACACTGAGGAGAAGCCATTTAAATGCAGTATTTGTGACAAAAGATTCACTTGGCATTCGCAGGTCAAAAACCATAAGTGTGTTGTTGAGAGCAGCAAGTGA
- the LOC122864565 gene encoding zinc finger and SCAN domain-containing protein 2-like isoform X2 yields MLRALVEQRLTAAAEEIFGLFERTIAEYEEELCRQRTLLQDAAKPEIQRDKAVFAANVKKFTVIKEVPPEQQEWSPSLDQDPPELPHIKEEQEELWTSQEGEQLRGLEEADITEFPFAPVKSEEEDDEEKPQSSQLHQSQTEENRDAELLKTEADGEDCGGPEPARNFNPDNPLQPASRKTPHSSGTEDSDGGLKQTREPQSGSNALKNNEVPVSDVAKKCFSCCECGKRFGSKEHLQIHMKCHTGEKTYTCPFCGKKFTKSSNLTTHLRVHTGEKPFTCSVCNTSFSLRCTLVNHMRVHTGEKPFSCSVCSKRFSKKANLTTHMALHTEEKPFKCSICDKRFTWHSQVKNHKCVVESSK; encoded by the exons ATGCTGAGAGCGCTGGTGGAGCAGCGACTAACCGCGGCTGCCGAGGAGATATTTGGGCTGTTTGAAAGGACGATAGCCGAGTACGAGGAGGAGCTTTGTCGGCAGCGCACACTGCTGCAGGACGCTGCGAAGCCTGAGATCCAGAGAGACAAAGCAG tgtTTGCTGCAAATGTCAAGAAGTTTACGGTAATTAAAGAGGTTCCCCCTGAGCAGCAGGAGTGGagccccagtctggaccaggacCCACCAGAGCTgccacacattaaagaggagcaggaggagctctggaccagtcaggagggagagcagctccgagggctggaggaggccgataTCACCGAGTTCCCATTCGCtcctgtgaagagtgaagaagaagatgatgaagagaaacctcagtcctcGCAGCTTCATCAAAGCCAAACTGAAGAGAACAGAGATGCAGAGCTTTTGAAAACAGAAGCcgatggagaggactgtggaggaccagaacCAGCCAGGAACTTTAATCCAGATAATCCTTTACAACCAGCTAGTCGTAAGACTCCACACTCTTCTGGGACTGAAGACAGTGATGGTGGCTTGAAGCAGACCAGGGAACCTCAGTCAGgttcaaatgctctgaaaaacaACGAAGTCCCTGTAAGTGATGTggccaaaaaatgttttagctgCTGTGAGTGTGGTAAAAGATTTGGCAGCAAGGAACATCTGCAGATCCACATGAAATGTCATACAGGAGAAAAAACATATACTTGCCCATTCTGTGGTAAAAAATTTACAAAGAGCTCAAATTTGACCACACACCTGAGAGTTCATACAGGAGAGAAACCGTTCACCTGCTCAGTTTGTAACACGAGTTTTAGTCTGCGTTGCACGTTGGTGAATCACATGAGAGTCCATACtggggagaaaccatttagcTGCTCGGTTTGTAGTAAAAGATTTTCAAAAAAGGCAAATTTGACCACACACATGGCCCTCCACACTGAGGAGAAGCCATTTAAATGCAGTATTTGTGACAAAAGATTCACTTGGCATTCGCAGGTCAAAAACCATAAGTGTGTTGTTGAGAGCAGCAAGTGA
- the LOC122864565 gene encoding zinc finger and SCAN domain-containing protein 2-like isoform X3 — MPEARYMFAANVKKFTVIKEVPPEQQEWSPSLDQDPPELPHIKEEQEELWTSQEGEQLRGLEEADITEFPFAPVKSEEEDDEEKPQSSQLHQSQTEENRDAELLKTEADGEDCGGPEPARNFNPDNPLQPASRKTPHSSGTEDSDGGLKQTREPQSGSNALKNNEVPVSDVAKKCFSCCECGKRFGSKEHLQIHMKCHTGEKTYTCPFCGKKFTKSSNLTTHLRVHTGEKPFTCSVCNTSFSLRCTLVNHMRVHTGEKPFSCSVCSKRFSKKANLTTHMALHTEEKPFKCSICDKRFTWHSQVKNHKCVVESSK; from the exons ATGCCCGAGGCCAGATACA tgtTTGCTGCAAATGTCAAGAAGTTTACGGTAATTAAAGAGGTTCCCCCTGAGCAGCAGGAGTGGagccccagtctggaccaggacCCACCAGAGCTgccacacattaaagaggagcaggaggagctctggaccagtcaggagggagagcagctccgagggctggaggaggccgataTCACCGAGTTCCCATTCGCtcctgtgaagagtgaagaagaagatgatgaagagaaacctcagtcctcGCAGCTTCATCAAAGCCAAACTGAAGAGAACAGAGATGCAGAGCTTTTGAAAACAGAAGCcgatggagaggactgtggaggaccagaacCAGCCAGGAACTTTAATCCAGATAATCCTTTACAACCAGCTAGTCGTAAGACTCCACACTCTTCTGGGACTGAAGACAGTGATGGTGGCTTGAAGCAGACCAGGGAACCTCAGTCAGgttcaaatgctctgaaaaacaACGAAGTCCCTGTAAGTGATGTggccaaaaaatgttttagctgCTGTGAGTGTGGTAAAAGATTTGGCAGCAAGGAACATCTGCAGATCCACATGAAATGTCATACAGGAGAAAAAACATATACTTGCCCATTCTGTGGTAAAAAATTTACAAAGAGCTCAAATTTGACCACACACCTGAGAGTTCATACAGGAGAGAAACCGTTCACCTGCTCAGTTTGTAACACGAGTTTTAGTCTGCGTTGCACGTTGGTGAATCACATGAGAGTCCATACtggggagaaaccatttagcTGCTCGGTTTGTAGTAAAAGATTTTCAAAAAAGGCAAATTTGACCACACACATGGCCCTCCACACTGAGGAGAAGCCATTTAAATGCAGTATTTGTGACAAAAGATTCACTTGGCATTCGCAGGTCAAAAACCATAAGTGTGTTGTTGAGAGCAGCAAGTGA